Part of the Sphaerochaeta associata genome is shown below.
TTCTCTCTTGTTCGGAGCTGGCGGCCAAATGCTTGGAACTCGCCCTAAGAGCACGAATCCGCTGATGTAATGCGTGTTTCTCCATTCTTCAGGTCCTTTATATCACTGACTATAACAGTAAACTGAATGGCAAAAGGTATCAAGGTGAAAAGAGCGCGTCATATGGGCGAAATCCGATTGCACTTTTAAAAATACAATGGTAAAATGCAACCATTCGCAACACCAAGGAGTCTTCCCATGAAGAAAAGTTCCCTGCTTCTGCTCGTACTGCTGCTGCCCGCTTTGCTTTTCGCACAAGCCGCCGCTGAGTCGAGCATGCTTAATTCCGACTACTACATGGCCACCGATGCCAATAACAGAACACTTAAGCTCGAAAAAAAACCGTCTCATCTCCTGATTGCCGGCAAGGCGGGAAATATGCCTGCAAATGCCCTGTTCCTGTTCGAAGAAGTACAATCGATGGATCTTACCCTTCCCAAGACCGATCAGGGTCTGGGTGACTTCTTTGCCTTCATCAGACCCGACCTTGACCAGAAACCTCGCATCAGTCAAACTGCCGGCGCCGAGGAGATAGCCAGCAGGAACAGCGACCTGGTACTCATGAAAGCAACCCATTTTGAATCCACAGCTAAAAAACTCGACCAGCTGGGCATCCCCAACTATACCATGAACCTTGAAAGTTATGAGGATTGGAAAGCAGAATTGTCTGAGTTGGGAAAACTGTTGAAGAACACCAGCCGCGCACAGCAGTTGATACAATTGTATGAGACACGGGTGAAATTCATCACCGACAGGGTTGCGTCGCTGAAGCCCCAAGACAAGAAAACCGTCCTGCTGCTGCAGGCGGAGCGTTCAGACGCCGCCTATGCATACAAGATCGCCCCGGATTCCTGGATGCAGACATGGATGGTGGAAACCGCCGGGGCGATACCTGTGTGGAAGGGTTCCAACAAAGCCGCCAACGGCTGGTCTACGGTAAGTTTTGAACAAATTGCGGCCTGGAATCCCGATCTGGTGATTCTGCTCAGTTACAAGGATGCAAGCGATATCTATCTGAAGGCCGTCCAAACATCCGAGCTTTGGTCTCTTTTGGATGCATTCAAGCAAGGAAATGTGAAAGCCAGTCCGCATGATATGATGAACTACATCCAACCGGTAGCCTCATGGATACTGGGCCTGCAATGGTTGGCAAAAGAAGCCTACCCTGCCTTGTTTGCAGACGTGGATATGGAGTATGAGGTACAACGTTTCTACCAAGAGTTCTACAATATCCATGACCGAGCGAAACTGGATGTTCTGCTAGACTTGTACCGCACATCGGTAGCATCCAATACCCTATGAATGCCAGACAGGCCTATGCAGCCGAGCAAAGAAGACGAAGGATTCGATTATCCTTCTTGTTGTTGATCACCTTCCTGCTCTCCACACTCTTTCTCTTCGCCGGCCGCTATCCCAAAGCCGGCTTCACCTTCCCATCCAACCTGGCCGACCCGATGGTCAACACCATACTGCTGCAAATCCGTCTTCCAAGAATCCTGCTGGCACTGCTGGCAGGGGCCATGCTCAGTGCAAGCGGCTTCACATTTCAGATGCTGTTCTCCAACCCTTTGGTTGAACCAGGGTTCTTGGGTGTTAGCCAAGGTTCTGCGTTTGGAGCGGCGTTGATGATCGTGTTGGGCACGGCCAGCAGCGTTCTTGTCCAAGTCAGTGCTACAGTCTTTGGACTGGGCGCCCTGTTGGCTTCCTATCTTTTGGCACAGCGCTTCCGTTTTGGAGGCGCTTTGCTTCGCCTCGTTCTCAGCGGCATTGCCGTTTCAGCCATCTTCTCCAGTGCATTGGGCGTCGTGAAATTGGTGGCCGAACCAACCAAGGACCTGCAGGACATCACCTTTTGGATGATGGGTGGACTTTGGAACGCATCATGGAACCAAATCCTGTCGATTCTCAGTGTCGTCGCTGCGTGTCTGGTCATCCTGTTCTGCTATCGATGGAAACTCAATCTGCTTTCGCTGCAGGAGAAAACA
Proteins encoded:
- a CDS encoding ABC transporter substrate-binding protein codes for the protein MKKSSLLLLVLLLPALLFAQAAAESSMLNSDYYMATDANNRTLKLEKKPSHLLIAGKAGNMPANALFLFEEVQSMDLTLPKTDQGLGDFFAFIRPDLDQKPRISQTAGAEEIASRNSDLVLMKATHFESTAKKLDQLGIPNYTMNLESYEDWKAELSELGKLLKNTSRAQQLIQLYETRVKFITDRVASLKPQDKKTVLLLQAERSDAAYAYKIAPDSWMQTWMVETAGAIPVWKGSNKAANGWSTVSFEQIAAWNPDLVILLSYKDASDIYLKAVQTSELWSLLDAFKQGNVKASPHDMMNYIQPVASWILGLQWLAKEAYPALFADVDMEYEVQRFYQEFYNIHDRAKLDVLLDLYRTSVASNTL
- a CDS encoding FecCD family ABC transporter permease; this encodes MNARQAYAAEQRRRRIRLSFLLLITFLLSTLFLFAGRYPKAGFTFPSNLADPMVNTILLQIRLPRILLALLAGAMLSASGFTFQMLFSNPLVEPGFLGVSQGSAFGAALMIVLGTASSVLVQVSATVFGLGALLASYLLAQRFRFGGALLRLVLSGIAVSAIFSSALGVVKLVAEPTKDLQDITFWMMGGLWNASWNQILSILSVVAACLVILFCYRWKLNLLSLQEKTSFSVGLNPKRDRVLLLVVATIGTTLTISITGLIGWVGLITPHLGRKLFGSDSSYSFPGSMILGSLFLLVCDTIGRTLLPTEIPIGLLTSFLGAIIFIVILSLKHQEGKA